Proteins found in one Pelmatolapia mariae isolate MD_Pm_ZW linkage group LG7, Pm_UMD_F_2, whole genome shotgun sequence genomic segment:
- the miox gene encoding inositol oxygenase yields the protein MRIINIGPDPSLAYRPNLETSKVKDKEDYRNFESGSLIDRVFNTYSLMHTYQTVEFVNQKHTEWNGCNHTRMGMMDAIMSLDQLVDESDPDVDFPNSFHAFQTAEGIRQEHPDKEWFQLVGLIHDVGKIMALWDEPQWAVVGDTFPVGCKFQNSIVFRNNTFLKNPDDNNPKYNTEFGIYEPNCGLDNVLMSWGHDEYLYRVMKFNKCLIPEEGLYMIRFHSFYPWHSHGDYMHLCNDKDLKMLPWVKEFNKFDLYTKTTDLPDVNNLKVYYQSLIDKYCPGVLQW from the exons ATGAGGATCATCAACATT GGTCCGGACCCGTCTCTGGCATATCGGCCAAATTTGGAGACAAGTAAGGTGAAAGACAAGGAAGACTACAGAAACTTTGAG agCGGAAGCCTAATTGACCGTGTCTTCAACACGTACAGCCTGATGCACACCTATCAAACAGTGGAGTTTGTAAACCAAAAG CACACTGAATGGAACGGTTGTAACCACACCCGGATGGGGATGATGGATGCCATCATGTCTCTAGACCAGCTTGTGGATGAGTCTGATCCCGATGTGGACTTCCCCAACTCCTTCCATGCTTTCCAGACTGCTGAAGGCATCCGCCAAGAACACCCagacaaag AATGGTTCCAGCTGGTTGGTCTGATCCATGATGTCGGAAAGATCATGGCTCTCTGGGATGAACCGCAG TGGGCTGTAGTGGGCGACACTTTCCCCGTTGGCTGCAAATTTCAAAACTCCATTGTGTTCAGAAACAACACCTTCCTGAAAAATCCAGATGACAATAATCCCAAATACAA cACTGAGTTTGGGATCTATGAACCAAACTGTGGCCTTGACAATGTCCTCATGTCCTGGGGCCACGATG AGTATCTCTACAGAGTTATGAAGTTCAACAAGTGCCTCATCCCAGAGGAG GGCTTATACATGATTCGCTTCCATTCCTTCTACCCCTGGCACTCCCATGGAGATTACATGCATCTGTGCAACGATAAAGACTTGAAGATGCTGCCCTGGGTCAAAGAGTTCAA CAAATTTGACCTGTACACAAAAACCACTGATCTGCCTGACGTCAACAACCTGAAGGTGTACTACCAGTCTCTGATCGACAAGTACTGTCCTGGAGTACTGCAGTGGTAA